Within Ovis aries strain OAR_USU_Benz2616 breed Rambouillet chromosome 3, ARS-UI_Ramb_v3.0, whole genome shotgun sequence, the genomic segment GGCAGCATGAGTGAGATGCCAGCCGGGCCTCGTGCGGGAGGGCTCTGCTCGCTGCCCCCCTGTGCTGGGGCGCCATCTGAGTGCTGAGTGCCAAGCCCTGCTGACCTGACTTCATGCCCGCAGGTGGTCTGGGTGCTGGGCGCCCGGCCCCACTGACCTGGCTCCGTGCCTGCAGGTGGTCTGGGTGCTGGGCGCCTGGCCCCACTGACCTGGCTCCGTGCCCGCAGTTGGTCTGGGTGCTGGGCACCCGGCCCCACTGACCTGGCTCCGTGCCCGAAGGTGGTCTGGGTGCTGGGTGCCCGGCCCCGCTGACCTGGCTCCGTGCCCGCAGGTGGTGCGCCGCAGGACTCAGCGGAGGAAGGCCGGCATCACATCGCTGCTCTTCGGTGAGCGCTCCGTGCAGGCGGCCGGGCGCTGGGCTGGGCTCTGAAAGTGGGGCAACGGGGGTGATCAGACTCACACCCCATGtggactctgtgcttccttggAGTTGGGACGAGGCGCAGCCACGGCTGCTATTGTCTCGGCCTCGCAGGGGAGGACGACCTGGAGGCGATGAAGGCCAAAAACATCAAGCAGACGGAGCTGGTGGCAGACCTTCGGGAAGCTATCCTGCGCGTGGCCCGCCACTTCCAGTGCACAGACCCCAAGAACTGCAATGTGGTGAGTCTCTGCGCCCAGCCGTGGGTGCAGGGCTTGACCGGGGCCGCACTTCCCTGGCCTGAGCAGTGGCCTTTCTGCCGCCCTGGCAGGAGCTGACCCCGGACTATAGCATGGAGAGCCACCAGCGGGACCATGAGAACTACGTGGCCTGCTCGCGTGGCCACCCGCGCCGGGCCAAGGCCCTGCTGGACTTCGAGCGCCATGACGACGATGAGCTGGGCTTCCGCAAGAACGACATCATCACGGTGTGTGGGGGGAGCGGGCGCCTTCCCTTGGCAGCGGGTGGGGTGGCCAGGCCCTCGCTTGGCCAGAGCTCCGACCCAGGACAAagccaggcagccagagccaagcTTCGCACGCTTTTCCTTGGCAGATTGTCTCTCAGAAGGATGAGCACTGCTGGGTGGGCGAGCTGAATGGCCTGAGAGGTGAGGCCTCCGTCTGGTCTGTGTCGTGCCGGGCTGGGGGGAGGGCGGGCCAGGCCGCAAGGCTGCGGCGGTGCGGGGTGTGCTCGGTGTCTCTGtctccctgtgtcctcagccCCGTCGGGGGTGGGAGAGCTCAGGACGCAGAGCCGCACGCCTCACGGGCTCTGCTTCTCCCCCAGGCTGGTTTCCAGCCAAGTTCGTGGAAGTCCTGGATGAGCGGAGCAAGGAGGTGAGCACGCACGTGAGGTGGGCCTGTCCCTGGGGGCCGTACTCCTTCTACCCTGAGGCTGGTGCCCTCCTGGGCCCCGGGCTGTGTCCCCTGGGCGTGTGGAGCGCTTGTGAGGATGGGGAGGGGCTGGCTGAGGCCCTCAGACCGTGTCCTCCCCACTCAGTACTCCATCGCGGGGGATGATGCTGTGACAGAGGGGGTCACAGACCTCGTGCGAGGGACCCTCTGCCCAGCCCTCAAGGCCCTGTTTGAACACGGACTGAAGAAGCCTTCGCTGCTCGGGGGCGCCTGCCACCCCTGGCTGTTCATCGAGGAGGTGAGTGTCCGGACTCCGTGGAGCTGGTGGGGAGGTGACCTGCTCAGCTGGACTCTGTGGCTCTGACCTGGTATCTACCCTCGGGTCCCCGACACTCACCGTGCCCCCCAGGCAGCGGGCCGGGAGGTCGAGAGAGACTTCGACTCCGTGTACTCACGCCTGGTGCTGTGCAAGACGTACAGGTAACCTGGCGCCTGCATCCTCCTGCAGGTCGCCCTCCTGGCAGCCTGGGGCCGGGGATGGAGGGTGGGTATGGCCCGAGCCCACTAGGGCGGTGCGGGCAGCTCTGGTCCCCCCTCAGGTTGGATGAAGATGGCAAAGTCCTCACCCCAGAGGAGCTGCTGTACCGGGTAAGGGGGACCGTGGGTGGACTGGCCTCTAGGGTGGGCAGCTGGGGACACCTGAGTGACCGCTGTGCCCCCCAGGCTGTGCAGTCCGTTAACATGACCCACGACGCCGCACACGCACAAATGGACGTGAAGCTCCGCTCCCTCATCTGCGTGGGGCTCAAGTGAGTGTGTGCGCGCCCAtgagcagggtgtgtgtgtgtgtgcgcgtgcccCCACGGGGGGCGGGGCTAAGCCGGGCAGACGGAGGTGGGCGGCGGCCAGGGTGGCTCCCGAAGGTTGTCCTCCAGCATGAGACTGGCCACCGCTTGGCAGGGAGGGATGCTGGGGCCCGTGTAGCACTGGTTCCAGTGAGGTGAGCAGTCAGGGCTCACCGGGGACCTGGCTGCAGGCTGACGGATGCCAGCCTTGGGCGGGCCAGGCAGAGCATGGGGTTTCTGGACTTGCCACCATGCAGAGGGGTGGCGTCCAGGCTGTGCTGACCTGGGGCAGGGGCCCCTGAGATGAGCTCAGAGCACGCCGTGCAGCTGCTGGCCAGCGAGCAGGCGCATCACTGGCTGAGCGACCAGCGGGGCTGAGGGAGGTGGTGATGGCGCCTCAGACGCAGGAGgggtggtgaggggtgggggcgCGGGCCGCTGAGCgggctccctccctgcccccagcgaGCAGGTGCTGCACCTGTGGCTGGAGGTGCTCTGCTCCAGCCTGCCCACCGTGGAGAAGTGGTACCAGCCCTGGTCCTTCCTGCGCAGCCCTGGCTGGGTCCAGATCAAGTGCGAGCTGCGGTGAGGAGACCCTGGGCTCCTGCAGGCCCAGCCGGGGGGTGGCTGAGCCCTGCCAGCGTCTGACAGCCCCCTTtcgccctccagggtcctctgctGCTTCGCATTCAGCCTCTCCCAGGACTGGGAGCTTCCTGCAAAGAGAGAGGTGGGTGGTGGGGCCTGCCTCTCAGGGGACTGTGGCAGTTGGGGCAGGCTGGCATCAGTGCCGGGGGCCGCCTCCCCCAAGCATTTCTGGGTGGCCGAGGCCTCAGGGGGGCCCTGAGTGCTGGCCCTGCCACCTGGCTTCCTCACCGTGTGCCCAGCAGCCATGACAGGAGGGCTGTCtcatgcaggaggagaagaagccCTTGAAGGAGGGCGTCCAGGACATGCTGGTGAAGCACCACCTCTTCAGCTGGGACATCGACGGGTGACgtgctcctccaggggctccccccccccccgcccccacaaaGCAAGGAGAGAACGGCCAGCCCTGGCCAGCTCCAAGCTGCAGGGTCGAGGGGAGGACATGCTCCAGAGTTCTGACTGGGCACCATGGTGGGGGGgtcagagaggcagagaagggcagagggTGGCAGGAACAGGTAGGAGTGCCCTGTCCTGCCAGCGTCTTTACAGAGGCCCTGGGCCCAGCTCCACGAAGCCAACCAAAAACCTCGTGAGGAGGTGGAGCGCCAGCTTTGTGCTGTCAGGTTTTGCTCAGGAAGAGCGTGGGGGTGGCTGAAGGCTCCTGGGCATCCGTGATTTATAAATAAACTCTTGTCTTTGAGAAAGCACCTCCCTGCCTCTCATCCAGCCAGGGCTGGGAAGTGGCATCAGGGTCAGGGCGTGGACACCTGGGACCCGGCCCTACCGCCCATGTCTTGTCTAACGTGGATTGAATGAGATGGACCAGCaagaggtgtttttgtttttattttaaaaagttcacaCAGCTATCCCACCTCCGGTTTTGGTGACTCCACCCCTCGTCCCCTGTGGATGACTGTGACGGGCAGGAGGCGGCGGCCAGAGCCTGAGGGCCGCCTCGGGCTCCCCTGCCAACCCTGGCCGTGGTGGCTGCAGTGAGGCAGCAGACGGAATGTGGGCAGGAAGCACCCCGCCCTCGTGGCACTGATAAGGAGCAGGAAGCAGGAGGGTGGGGCTCAGGCTGTGGCGAGGTGGCTACACGTCAAACACAAGTGATGGGCGGGACCGCGGTAAGCCGCGCCCGGCCCTGGGAGCGGTGGTCTCCAGGCCCTTCTGTGCAGAAGGCGGGGGCAGCTGCACCCACCCCCGCCGAGATATATGTGTATACGTATGGCGATATATAACATAGAGGTATGTACACCTGTACAGAAACTGCCACCAACCATACATGGCTGCGCTACAGCAAGACACTAGGAGGCAGGGAGCCCCTCCTGGGAGGCCTGGGACGCTGGTGTTGGCGCCGCGAGGATGGTGAGGTAGAGGCCCAGCCCGTGCCCCCTCGGGGCAAGAGAGGACACGCGGGCCCGGGCTCTGCCTCAGCCCCGGGCCTCGCCTCCTGAGCAGACCGCAGCTGGCAAGTGCACCCCGACCTCACAGAAGGAGGTCAAATAGAAGCCCGGCCCATGCAGGCCTCTGCGAGCCCGGGGCGGGGCCCGGCACCGCCTCCCTGGAGCGGGCAGGGCCTGTGATTGTCAGGACTTCCGGCCTCACGGAGGGGCGGGATGGGGCTGGAAAGTGCCGGGCGCCCCGGAGTTCTCGGGGCCTCTAGCCCTCCCACCCCCGGGAGCTACAAGCAGGAGTCCCAGTGCAACTGCAGGTCGTGGCCGTCGAGGAAGTCCGTGGAGAAGAGGCTGGGGGCCGTGGTGCTGAGCGGCGCCAGGCTGAGCACCGGCCCGCCCGACGACAGCTCCAGCCAGTCCATGCTGTCCAGGTGCCCGTCGGCCAAGTCTAGGCCCACACCGCTGGGCTCAGGCGCAAAGTGCAATTCCGAGGTGTCcatgggggatggggggtggtCCAGGATGGCGGAGCTGCTCAGCATCTGGCTGTGGAGGTCGTCGATGAGGGAGAGGGGTTCCGGTCCCTCGTGTCCGCCAGTCAGCAGCGGCAGCCCTGTGCTGCtctccaggaagtcctccaggCGCCCAGGCAGGGCCGGCGAGCCCGACGGCGGCGGGGCGGCCTGAGGGAGCTCGGCCGCAGGCGAGGGCTGGGCGGCCAGGGGCGAGCCGCAGGCTGCTGTGGGGGGCGCCTTCTCTTTCCCTGGCTCCTTGAAATCCGCTGAGATCTCTGCCAATTGAGAAAGCAAAGGGGCTTCAGAAGCCAGCCTGAGTGTGACCTGCAATTGGAGCCCCCCCTTACAGCACATACAGATATTAGctcaaaatgggccaaagacctacaTTTAGGAGCCAAGactagaaaagaaaagggaacaacTCTGTGACACGGAAGTCAGTAGTGATTTCTTGGTTGTAacaccaagtgaaagtgaaatcgctcagtcgtgtccgactctttgcgaccccatggactgtagcccaccaggctcctctgtccgtgggattttccaggcaagagtactggagtgggttgccatttccttctccaggagatcttcccgacccagggatcgaacccgggtctcctgcattgtagacagacgctttaccatctgagccaccagggaagtcctcaacaccaaaagcataggcaaagaaaaaataaactggcCATCATAAACATTCAAAACTTCGTACATCAAAGATCActattgaaaatgaaaagaccatacagcaactatatttcaaaaaagttaaaatcagTGATAAGCCAAgccatggaatgggagaaaatacttgcaaaccgTGTATCTAGGTAAGTGATTGGTACCCAGAATAACTCTGAGAACTCAACAACAACCAGCTGGAAAATGGACCAAGAATAAGACATTTCTCCAGAAGAATATGCACAGGTGGCCTataagcacatgagaagatgctcaacactaGTAATATCAGGGAAAGACAAAAATTTGAGAAtgagtgttggtgaggatgtggaccAACTGGACCCCTTGTGAGTGGCTGGTGTGAATGAAAATAGTGCAGCTGTGTGGAAAACAGTCCTGCAGTTCCTCCAGACGTGAAACACCCAGAATGACTCAGCCGGCAGCTCAGCCTCTACATGCGCACCCCAAAGAACGGGATCACGGACTCAGACACCAGTGCTCAGGACAGCGTTgctcacaacagccaaaaggcagaaacagCCGAAAGTGGGTGAAGGGATAAGGAATGACCCGCACGTCCAGTGGATGAAGGGATAAACACATTGGTACTGACACAATGGAACACTATTCAGCCCCAAAGAAATTCTGGTAAAAGCTACATGGAAgaaccttgagggtattatgctaagtgaagccAGCCAGAGATAAGGAGAAAGTGGATGACTGCACTCCCACCCGTTGAGAACAGTCAGTTccagagacaggaagcagaaagGGGGGGAACAGGGAGTTAGTGTGAAGGTGACGGTCAGCACGGGACGATGCAAGAGTCCTAGAAACAGGGAgcagtgatggctgcacaaccaTGTAAATGAACCTCATGCTGCTGAGTTTGCACCTTTCAAAGATGACTGTGGTGGAAAaccatgttatatatattttatcacaataaaaaaaaagtaatgcagAAACCAGGCTTGCTCCTTGGCCTTCCAGGTCCCATCCCAGCCGAGCGCCAGATGCCCAGCCCCGCTccccgcctccctctccctcagcgGGCCTGCGCGCCCCCCCACCTGCGGACGCCCTCTCCGAGGCTCTGTGGCTCTCTGGGGGCAAACAACCCCAGCTTCCTCCTCTGCCGTCTCTTCTCAGCTTCCCACAGCCCCTCTTCTGGCAGCCCTACCCTCCCGGAGCCTCAGCGCCACCGGCCTTAATTAGGAACGTACCCCAGGCCCCCACTGCAGACCCTGCAATCTGGGGAGTCTCCCCAAGATCAAAACCAGTGACCTCGATTGTTTTGTAATTGAGGTTAAATCCACCACTTTAAAGTGTCCAAGCTCATGAGCTCTTACTCTTCCTACTGACACAATTAAATCCCTCAGGAGAGAAGCTGCCTATTTCTCTGCCCGCGCAGACACGCCCCTGGAGTCTCCTTCACCTCCAGACCACCAGCTCGTCCCACCAGCAGGCAAACACGCCTCCTTTCCACACCCACCCCTTTGTGGGGGACCCCCTGCAGAGAGTGGTCTAGACCTGCTGTCTCCCACAGCCCCAGCCTCTCCAACTGGCTTCAGGCAGGCTCTGGCCGCCGACCCACTGTCTGGGCTGAGGTCACCAGCCGCCACCACGACACGGCCAGGTCTCGGTCCCCAGCTTTCCTGAGCAGCCCTCAGTGGCCCTGGGCCTTGATCCTCTTGAGGGTATAGCTCCCTCTCCGACCCCTGGTCAGCCTCAGCAGCTTgaaccaccacccctccccccgccaCTTCCTCCTCTCTGCACACCCAGCCTCCCGCACAGCCCCCCCCTACTCCTGCCCTCAGCCCAGACCTCCCCTGGGCTGGCCTGGTGGTCCCCCCATTCAGTCTAGGGGCTGAGGCGCCCACGCCCCCGAGCGCTCACACTGCTGCTAACACCGCGCCCCCGGCCGCCGTGTCCCCTGGCCACACACCTAACAGCCACAGGAAACTGAACTGGCTCTCTGCAGATGCTCCTGGGCTCAGCCCTCCTGTGGCCCCCTCACACCCCGCTCTCCTGGATCACCAGCCTCCCTGTCTGCCCTTCCAGAGGAGCCACCCTTCATGCGAAGCTGTGCTATGGCTCCCAGCGTCGCCCAGGGTCCTGGCGCCCCCAGGCCTCTGTACCACCCACACCCGCTCCAGTCCGCCCTGCAGTGCTGAACAGCACCCAGCAACCCTGACCCCGACCACCCCTCCACCTGGGACCCTTGCCTCCTCCTGCTTTTCTTGACGCTCTGACGGACAGTTTGTTTATTCCTCCATCACCTCCCCACAACAGACGCAAGGCCCGCAGAGGTGGGCGTCTCTCACTGCCTCACCCTGGGCTGTGGGCACAGTGCTGGGCACGCGGTGCAATGGCTCAGGATAAGACAAACGTGTGCTGAAGATGCCCCCCACGGGGCCCTGCCCGGCTTCTGGGACGCGCCTCACACGCCGCTGCCTCCTAAGTACTTACCAGGCCTGCCAGGCATTGTGTCAAGAACCAAACCAAACCCAATCACCCAAGCCCAAGCTGGAGACACGGGGGCAGGCAGGAGGGCGGGGGAGGCAGCGTGGGGCCTGAACTTTACCTCCACTCTGAATCAGAATGTCAAACAGGTCATCCATCTGCTGGCTCGAGGAACCATTCTCCTGTAGGCCAAAGATCAGAAAAACATGAAGACCTACGACAGGAAGCCCCAGCTTGGCTCAGAGCAGACCCTCCCGGCCCCGAGCCAGCAGTCAGGCCCCCGCGGGCTGCGCCAGGCTCCCACAGCCCACCCTCTCTCCTGCCCCAACACCCCCTCTCCAAGGCCTTTTGGAGGCCCCCTCCCATGAGACCCGGGGGACTGTGACCACCCACCCCACAGGCCCCTGGCCACCCTCTTTACCTGCGGCCTGGGCTGCTGGCTCACGGCTTCCTCGTAGCCAGGCGGCTCCTTCTTAGGCTGAGAAGCGGGGGTCCCAaacaggggctggggtgggggctccaGGTCCATGCGGCCCGGGGGGCCGGGAGCTGGAGACTCAGGCTGGGACAGAGGCTGAAGGAAGACGAGAACCACGGCCGGCTGAGGGCGGCAGCCCGGGCCCCGCACCAGGCAGGCAAAGCAGGAAGCATCCACCTCCGCCCAGGCCAGCGGACGGTGCAGCTGCACGCGCTCTCGGGGAGCTTCGTGGACACCCCCGGGGAAGAAGCCATACAGGATGGGGGTGGCCCTGACCTCTGACCCTACCGAGGACGAGTGGCTCCCTGGGAGCCCAGGGCACAGGTGGGAGCTCCAAGCTGACCGCCCCTCCCCTTCCTGGAGCTTCTGCTCAGGGCCCGGGTCCCTTCCGGAGTCCCCAGGTCCTAtcaccgcccccaccccgcaAGCCCTGCAGGGCTGAGGCCACACAAAGCCTAAGCAGGCTTACCTTTGGCGCAGGCTGAGCAGAGGGTCTGGGCTGTGAGGGCGGTGGCAGCAGGGAGCCAACTGCCAGCGTCGCCTTGCTGGGGGACAGGTGGCCTCTCTGAGGGGAAGAGGGGCAGGGCTCCCgtcaggccccgccccctcccgggaacaccccaccctgcagcaggggcagcaggggcaggaggggccCGCCTGGTGGGGCCACAGACAAGCTCTGACACTAAGGGCCACGGCCGGGGGCAGGCCCTCACAGCTCCACCTGCAAGGCTGGGGGTCTCACACAGGGGCCCCAACCTCCCCAACTCCCACACAGTCTCAGCCCTGCGTGGGTGACCTCGGGTGGGCAGCCCTCGTTTGGGAGGGCTGAAGGGGACGATCCAAGGACGTGAGCGCAACCTGCCCCCCTGGGGGCACCGTCACTGAATGCCCTCTCGCCCTCCCATGGGTCCTGCACCCCCTGCCCCAGGTACCTGCTGTGGGCTCCCGCTGGCCAGGCCAGGGCTGTCTGTGTTCTTCTTGGTCACGGTGAGGACAAGATGGGTCCCTGCAGAGTCAGTCAGGAGGGGGGGTGGTGTGACCCCCTTGACGAGGCTGGGGCCCTGTGGGCCCAGCAGCAGCTGTGGGGCTGGGGCCGGTTCAGGCTCGGGCAGCACGGCTTCCTGCTTCACCACCACGACCGGGGGCACAAGGGCACACGTGTCTGTGTGGGGGGTGGCAGGGGCCGCGAGGCTGGGGCTGAAGGGGAGCTCAGGGCCCGGGGGCTGCCGGCTCAGCTGGCAGCTGGTGAAGCTGTTCTCCTGCTTCACCGCGGGGCCCAGAGTGACCAGGGCCGGGGCCGGCTCAGGCTCGGGCCCCACAGCCTCCTGCTTCACCACCACGGCCGGGGACACCAGGGCGCGGGTGTCTGcgtggggggcggcgggggccgaGAGGCTGGGGCTGAAGGGGAGCTCAGGGCCTGGGGGCCGCCGGCTGAGCTGGCAGCTGGCCAGGCTGCTCTCCTGCTTCACCGCGGGGCCCGGGCCaagcggggtgggggcgggggccggctgctgggccctcttctcctgctccaGCTGCAGCCTGAGCCACTCCaccagctgctgcttctgccGGAGCATGCGCGTCAGCTCCTCGATCTGTTTGTCCTTCTCCTGCAGCATCTGGTCCTTGTCCCGGCCCTCCAGCTCGGCCCGCGCCCCCGGGCTCCGGCAGCAGGCCCCAGGGCGGGGGCCCTCCTCCTTCACGAGGACCTGCAGCGGCGAGGCCTGCAGCGTGAGCTGGGTCACCGGAGACGTCACCATCTCGCCAAAGCTGTCCCCCGGCGTGGAGTTCTCGTCGCCTGTGCTGAGCAGTGACCGctctgagggggtgggggagacaggGGGCGTGGAGCCCGTGCTGCCGAACTTCACCACACCGTTGCTGGTCACCGTGGCCACCACCACCTCGGCCGGGGCCAGGCCCGCTGCCACCAGGGCGGGCCCCGTGCTGAGCCGGGCGGTGGGGAAGGCGACCACCACCTCACCCGCCTTGGGCAGGAGGGAGGTGGCGGGGGCCTTGGGCGCTCCGGGGCTGGCAGGGGTGACCTGCTCCTGGTAGGCACGCAGGCGTTCAATCAGGTCTGTCTTGGTGCCCGAGACGGGCAGTGACCGCAACTTCAGCTCCTGCTTCAGCTCTGCCACCTGCGTAGGCACAGGAGTCAGGGCCACTGGGGGGCGGAGAGCAACACCAGCCTCCATCCAGTGGGCCTCATCTTCCTGGGCCCCACCAGCCACTTCAGACACATCAAGGCCCGGCCCTGCCACAGCCTGGAGGAAGAGGCCTGCTTCTGCGGCCCCTCCTCCCCGTCCTCGCCCCTTGGCTGGGCAGGACACGTCCACAGTTGTCTCCAGCCCCAGCCTGCGCTCAACCAACACTCAAGTAAACACTCTGcatctcacagatgagaaaactgagctcaGGACAGTGAAATGACTCCTCGGAAGTCATACTGGTGATGTCACGGTGGGCAGAGCTAGGAATGAGGGCCGGGTCTCTAGGATACCAAGGCCCGTGTTCAGCTCCCCACCCAAGGG encodes:
- the MRTFA gene encoding myocardin-related transcription factor A isoform X2 produces the protein MATEFLFKVAITKAKVDFSSVVCLPPSVIAVNGLDGGGAGENDDEPVLVSLSAAPSPQSEAVANELQELSLQPELTLGLHPGRNPNLPPLSERKNALKSPAAFHEQRRSLERARTEDYLKRKIRSRPERSELVRMHILEETSAEPSLQAKQLKLKRARLADDLNEKIAQRPGPMELVEKNILPVESSLKEAIIVGQVNYPKVADSSSFDEDSSDALSPEQPASHESQGSVPSPLEARVSEPPPSATSVSPAQVVSQLPVGPESGETLFLAEQPPLPPSLTNGTAVPTAKPLPTLIKQSQPKSAGEKSQRSKKAKELKPKVKKLKYHQYIPPDQKQDKGAPPMDSSYAKILQQQQLFLQLQILNQQQQQQQQQHYNYQTILPAPPKPAGEAGGSAGGPPSRSLSSTSSSSSSGAPGPSGLVRQNSTSLTGKPGALPANLDDMKVAELKQELKLRSLPVSGTKTDLIERLRAYQEQVTPASPGAPKAPATSLLPKAGEVVVAFPTARLSTGPALVAAGLAPAEVVVATVTSNGVVKFGSTGSTPPVSPTPSERSLLSTGDENSTPGDSFGEMVTSPVTQLTLQASPLQVLVKEEGPRPGACCRSPGARAELEGRDKDQMLQEKDKQIEELTRMLRQKQQLVEWLRLQLEQEKRAQQPAPAPTPLGPGPAVKQESSLASCQLSRRPPGPELPFSPSLSAPAAPHADTRALVSPAVVVKQEAVGPEPEPAPALVTLGPAVKQENSFTSCQLSRQPPGPELPFSPSLAAPATPHTDTCALVPPVVVVKQEAVLPEPEPAPAPQLLLGPQGPSLVKGVTPPPLLTDSAGTHLVLTVTKKNTDSPGLASGSPQQRGHLSPSKATLAVGSLLPPPSQPRPSAQPAPKPLSQPESPAPGPPGRMDLEPPPQPLFGTPASQPKKEPPGYEEAVSQQPRPQENGSSSQQMDDLFDILIQSGEISADFKEPGKEKAPPTAACGSPLAAQPSPAAELPQAAPPPSGSPALPGRLEDFLESSTGLPLLTGGHEGPEPLSLIDDLHSQMLSSSAILDHPPSPMDTSELHFAPEPSGVGLDLADGHLDSMDWLELSSGGPVLSLAPLSTTAPSLFSTDFLDGHDLQLHWDSCL
- the MRTFA gene encoding myocardin-related transcription factor A isoform X5, coding for MTLLEPEMLMMAVQSVLQLKLQQRRTREELVSQGIMPPLKSPAAFHEQRRSLERARTEDYLKRKIRSRPERSELVRMHILEETSAEPSLQAKQLKLKRARLADDLNEKIAQRPGPMELVEKNILPVESSLKEAIIVGQVNYPKVADSSSFDEDSSDALSPEQPASHESQGSVPSPLEARVSEPPPSATSVSPAQVVSQLPVGPESGETLFLAEQPPLPPSLTNGTAVPTAKPLPTLIKQSQPKSAGEKSQRSKKAKELKPKVKKLKYHQYIPPDQKQDKGAPPMDSSYAKILQQQQLFLQLQILNQQQQQQQQQHYNYQTILPAPPKPAGEAGGSAGGPPSRSLSSTSSSSSSGAPGPSGLVRQNSTSLTGKPGALPANLDDMKVAELKQELKLRSLPVSGTKTDLIERLRAYQEQVTPASPGAPKAPATSLLPKAGEVVVAFPTARLSTGPALVAAGLAPAEVVVATVTSNGVVKFGSTGSTPPVSPTPSERSLLSTGDENSTPGDSFGEMVTSPVTQLTLQASPLQVLVKEEGPRPGACCRSPGARAELEGRDKDQMLQEKDKQIEELTRMLRQKQQLVEWLRLQLEQEKRAQQPAPAPTPLGPGPAVKQESSLASCQLSRRPPGPELPFSPSLSAPAAPHADTRALVSPAVVVKQEAVGPEPEPAPALVTLGPAVKQENSFTSCQLSRQPPGPELPFSPSLAAPATPHTDTCALVPPVVVVKQEAVLPEPEPAPAPQLLLGPQGPSLVKGVTPPPLLTDSAGTHLVLTVTKKNTDSPGLASGSPQQRGHLSPSKATLAVGSLLPPPSQPRPSAQPAPKPLSQPESPAPGPPGRMDLEPPPQPLFGTPASQPKKEPPGYEEAVSQQPRPQENGSSSQQMDDLFDILIQSGEISADFKEPGKEKAPPTAACGSPLAAQPSPAAELPQAAPPPSGSPALPGRLEDFLESSTGLPLLTGGHEGPEPLSLIDDLHSQMLSSSAILDHPPSPMDTSELHFAPEPSGVGLDLADGHLDSMDWLELSSGGPVLSLAPLSTTAPSLFSTDFLDGHDLQLHWDSCL
- the MRTFA gene encoding myocardin-related transcription factor A isoform X1; amino-acid sequence: MATEFLFKVAITKAKVDFSSVVCLPPSVIAVNGLDGGGAGENDDEPVLVSLSAAPSPQSEAVANELQELSLQPELTLGLHPGRNPNLPPLSERKNVLQLKLQQRRTREELVSQGIMPPLKSPAAFHEQRRSLERARTEDYLKRKIRSRPERSELVRMHILEETSAEPSLQAKQLKLKRARLADDLNEKIAQRPGPMELVEKNILPVESSLKEAIIVGQVNYPKVADSSSFDEDSSDALSPEQPASHESQGSVPSPLEARVSEPPPSATSVSPAQVVSQLPVGPESGETLFLAEQPPLPPSLTNGTAVPTAKPLPTLIKQSQPKSAGEKSQRSKKAKELKPKVKKLKYHQYIPPDQKQDKGAPPMDSSYAKILQQQQLFLQLQILNQQQQQQQQQHYNYQTILPAPPKPAGEAGGSAGGPPSRSLSSTSSSSSSGAPGPSGLVRQNSTSLTGKPGALPANLDDMKVAELKQELKLRSLPVSGTKTDLIERLRAYQEQVTPASPGAPKAPATSLLPKAGEVVVAFPTARLSTGPALVAAGLAPAEVVVATVTSNGVVKFGSTGSTPPVSPTPSERSLLSTGDENSTPGDSFGEMVTSPVTQLTLQASPLQVLVKEEGPRPGACCRSPGARAELEGRDKDQMLQEKDKQIEELTRMLRQKQQLVEWLRLQLEQEKRAQQPAPAPTPLGPGPAVKQESSLASCQLSRRPPGPELPFSPSLSAPAAPHADTRALVSPAVVVKQEAVGPEPEPAPALVTLGPAVKQENSFTSCQLSRQPPGPELPFSPSLAAPATPHTDTCALVPPVVVVKQEAVLPEPEPAPAPQLLLGPQGPSLVKGVTPPPLLTDSAGTHLVLTVTKKNTDSPGLASGSPQQRGHLSPSKATLAVGSLLPPPSQPRPSAQPAPKPLSQPESPAPGPPGRMDLEPPPQPLFGTPASQPKKEPPGYEEAVSQQPRPQENGSSSQQMDDLFDILIQSGEISADFKEPGKEKAPPTAACGSPLAAQPSPAAELPQAAPPPSGSPALPGRLEDFLESSTGLPLLTGGHEGPEPLSLIDDLHSQMLSSSAILDHPPSPMDTSELHFAPEPSGVGLDLADGHLDSMDWLELSSGGPVLSLAPLSTTAPSLFSTDFLDGHDLQLHWDSCL
- the MRTFA gene encoding myocardin-related transcription factor A isoform X3, with translation MDSLKSEGRRMSLLQHWPLESHLSCSVLEERARIYQPTCRILPLPWIVLKPGKDSCSAMCLAPYHSLREVLQLKLQQRRTREELVSQGIMPPLKSPAAFHEQRRSLERARTEDYLKRKIRSRPERSELVRMHILEETSAEPSLQAKQLKLKRARLADDLNEKIAQRPGPMELVEKNILPVESSLKEAIIVGQVNYPKVADSSSFDEDSSDALSPEQPASHESQGSVPSPLEARVSEPPPSATSVSPAQVVSQLPVGPESGETLFLAEQPPLPPSLTNGTAVPTAKPLPTLIKQSQPKSAGEKSQRSKKAKELKPKVKKLKYHQYIPPDQKQDKGAPPMDSSYAKILQQQQLFLQLQILNQQQQQQQQQHYNYQTILPAPPKPAGEAGGSAGGPPSRSLSSTSSSSSSGAPGPSGLVRQNSTSLTGKPGALPANLDDMKVAELKQELKLRSLPVSGTKTDLIERLRAYQEQVTPASPGAPKAPATSLLPKAGEVVVAFPTARLSTGPALVAAGLAPAEVVVATVTSNGVVKFGSTGSTPPVSPTPSERSLLSTGDENSTPGDSFGEMVTSPVTQLTLQASPLQVLVKEEGPRPGACCRSPGARAELEGRDKDQMLQEKDKQIEELTRMLRQKQQLVEWLRLQLEQEKRAQQPAPAPTPLGPGPAVKQESSLASCQLSRRPPGPELPFSPSLSAPAAPHADTRALVSPAVVVKQEAVGPEPEPAPALVTLGPAVKQENSFTSCQLSRQPPGPELPFSPSLAAPATPHTDTCALVPPVVVVKQEAVLPEPEPAPAPQLLLGPQGPSLVKGVTPPPLLTDSAGTHLVLTVTKKNTDSPGLASGSPQQRGHLSPSKATLAVGSLLPPPSQPRPSAQPAPKPLSQPESPAPGPPGRMDLEPPPQPLFGTPASQPKKEPPGYEEAVSQQPRPQENGSSSQQMDDLFDILIQSGEISADFKEPGKEKAPPTAACGSPLAAQPSPAAELPQAAPPPSGSPALPGRLEDFLESSTGLPLLTGGHEGPEPLSLIDDLHSQMLSSSAILDHPPSPMDTSELHFAPEPSGVGLDLADGHLDSMDWLELSSGGPVLSLAPLSTTAPSLFSTDFLDGHDLQLHWDSCL